From a region of the Haematobia irritans isolate KBUSLIRL chromosome 4, ASM5000362v1, whole genome shotgun sequence genome:
- the LOC142235358 gene encoding uncharacterized protein LOC142235358, with amino-acid sequence MAYVIRFSKNTRTHQKSKHSYLTLAELDEARIQCLSLAQECFMEEKRCLQRGEPISSKSRLLRLSPFIDDKGLLRVGGRIENSQLSEDTRHPIILPKNHNVTRMIVNEEHKTNLHPGVFSLFVIIRQQYWIIGARNLIRKVTHECLRCFRYSRQTTEQRMADLPSVRVRQAFPFENSGCDYAGPFILKLHRGRNAKTSKGYVCLFVCMVTSAIHLELVTDMSTDSFLSALRIFMARRGKCSTIFSDNGRNFIGGRRKLDEMYRQLQSEDHNIAVATALAKERIKWVFIPPYSPHWGGIWESAVRSVKLHMKRVIGNTILTFEQMRTLLAQIEAVVNSRPLGIAPDTEVDYLSPSHFLIGRPATMVPEGDLTHLAANRLDYWQHVQAMHQGFWKRWSREYLTSLQQRPKWTKITQNIELNDLVLVKEDNTPPAVWVTGRVTETFPGKDGLVRVARLRTSQGEMTRPITKLVKLPIC; translated from the coding sequence ATGGCGTATGTGATTCGTTTTAGCAAGAATACAAGGACACATCAGAAATCGAAACATTCATATTTGACGTTGGCTGAACTTGATGAGGCTAGAATACAATGTTTGAGTTTGGCTCAAGAATGTTTCATGGAAGAGAAGAGATGTTTACAGAGAGGGGAGCCTATTAGCTCCAAGTCAAGACTTTTGAGGCTGTCACCATTTATCGATGATAAGGGATTGCTACGTGTTGGAGGTCGTATCGAAAATTCGCAACTGTCTGAGGATACACGTCATCCCATTATCCTGCCGAAAAATCATAATGTCACACGTATGATCGTCAACGAGGAACACAAAACTAATCTGCACCCTGGAGTTTTCTCATTGTTTGTAATTATCCGACAGCAATATTGGATCATAGGAGCCAGAAATTTGATACGAAAGGTTACCCACGAATGTTTGAGATGTTTCCGTTACTCACGACAGACAACCGAGCAACGAATGGCAGATCTTCCATCAGTAAGAGTTAGACAGGCATTTCCATTTGAGAACTCAGGCTGCGACTATGCAGGACCTTTCATCTTGAAGCTACACAGAGGCAGGAATGCAAAGACGTCCAAGGGATACGTGTGCCTATTTGTCTGCATGGTCACATCAGCAATCCACCTGGAACTGGTCACTGATATGAGTACAGATTCATTTTTGTCTGCGCTGCGAATTTTCATGGCTCGGAGAGGCAAGTGTTCCACAATATTCAGCGACAACGGCAGGAATTTCATTGGTGGACGACGTAAACTAGACGAGATGTATCGACAACTACAATCAGAAGACCACAACATTGCAGTAGCGACAGCTTTGGCTAAGGAACGCATAAAATGGGTATTTATACCCCCGTATTCGCCTCATTGGGGAGGCATTTGGGAGTCGGCTGTCCGGTCAGTGAAATTACACATGAAGCGTGTGATTGGCAATACTATCCTAACGTTTGAGCAGATGCGCACGCTTTTGGCGCAAATCGAGGCAGTTGTCAATTCCAGACCATTGGGAATTGCTCCAGACACAGAGGTAGACTACCTTTCACCCTCACACTTTCTAATTGGTCGACCTGCGACAATGGTACCCGAAGGAGATCTGACACACTTGGCTGCGAATCGACTCGATTATTGGCAGCACGTTCAGGCCATGCATCAAGGCTTCTGGAAGCGATGGAGCAGAGAGTACTTGACTTCCCTACAGCAACGTCCGAAGTGGACAAAGAtaacccaaaacattgaattgaaTGATCTCGTCCTAGTCAAGGAGGACAATACACCACCAGCCGTATGGGTCACGGGACGCGTGACTGAAACTTTTCCAGGCAAGGATGGCCTTGTGAGAGTTGCCAGACTTCGCACTAGCCAGGGCGAAATGACCAGACCGATAACGAAGCTTGTGAAGTTACCTATATGCTGA
- the LOC142235359 gene encoding uncharacterized protein LOC142235359: protein MADEMNVVLKNIRVLKASLTRAHTFANEPIDNLTVEDLNVRISRLDNLWVKFEEWTTRLYDYEEIDGYTCPDQDIATYEEKYLSTKGRFETLKRSLGPRESTPNLNDAFSRFADQQSSILQRVAEVPSQSRGELPKIRIEPFTGNYKDWCAFKDLFSSTIGSRTDLSDVQKFHYLTSLLRDDASRLIRHLQVSDASYSVAWERLEERYDRPRHIVTSYIETFMSLKPAKEEDPVGLRKISDTTHEVIRGLDAIGKNGRDPWLLHLLSGKLDAETRRRWFEHSRDEVDPTVGIFLKFLDQRCEQLELGSKRHKQHGGRQQSMTTMVATGDSRSCFKCSASDHLLHKCPQFLSLSIDQRRSFVRVGNLCFNCLGKGHTANACSSNNRCKTCKRKHHSLTHQEEAVDSPSSSRDAAVADRHVSLSSVPESFAAGTRSVRGLSHILPTALVEVRNHKGEYVPCRVLLDTASELSYITENFLKKTGISRQPSRISLSGISSIKADTTNGHCFIQMRSRVMDKTIDARVHVLNKITSNMPRFMLEGSLLDRFANVKLADPAFNRPSEVDILIGEGYVWDIFTMDKIRDQHDNIVAVSSIFGWIVTGVAYSEQQAAATSMVSLVDVDDLLRSFWEIEENFISPSADEPFHVVEEHFRTTHGRASDGKYVVELPFVNEEPAFADTLSGAMTRFRATERRLEKDLNLKKQYTNFMNEYKSLGHMRELSENEINVTDGRIFYLPHHPIVGKKLRIVFDGSFKDSTGHSLNSKLHIGSPIQRNLFAVCLRFRFHRYVFTADIVKMFRQIWVAEKHRNFQRIVWREDSKEKLQHFELCTVTYGTACAPFLAVRVLQQIAEDYRDTHPNASRILMEDFYVDDVLTGASSEITLQQYRDELVDLFSKCGLELGKWVSNSPKIKERASDNENGFLRLDSDLTKVLGIYWDSEDFIFYRVRLNSSSLATKRMVLSDVARVFDPLGLVSPVTVKFKILFQELWLQNLGWDDPLPERLAAIWHKYRCDLTNLDNLRLRRFIENRNEMQLHGFSDASTKAYAAVIFCRALDDEGNVHVSIMASKTRVAPLKQVSLPRLELCGALLLTRLMKTVVASLGQQNMEIFAWCDSTVVLSWLSIQPARLKTFVANRTSEILDSLPRNVWRHVRSKQNPADCASRGVMAEQLLDFDLWWNGPRWLREPLNCAEHDNDLDPIDNEQIDVEMKHQTTLVSCPDTSQFPLNALIERTSSWSRVLRIMAYVIRFSKNTRTHQKSKHSYLTLAELDEARIQCLSLAQECFMEEKRCLQRGEPISSKSRLLRLSPFIDDKGLLRVGGRIENSQLSEDTRHPIILPKNHNVTRMIVNEEHKTNLHPGVFSLFVIIRQQYWIIGARNLIRKVTHECLRCFRYSRQTTEQRMADLPSVRVRQAFPFENSGCDYAGPFILKLHRGRNAKTSKGYVCLFVCMVTSAIHLELVTDMSTDSFLSALRIFMARRGKCSTIFSDNGRNFIGGRRKLDEMYRQLQSEDHNIAVATALAKERIKWVFIPPYSPHWGGIWESAVRSVKLHMKRVIGNTILTFEQMRTLLAQIEAVVNSRPLGIAPDTEVDYLSPSHFLIGRPATMVPEGDLTHLAANRLDYWQHVQAMHQGFWKRWSREYLTSLQQRPKWTKITQNIELNDLVLVKEDNTPPAVWVTGRVTETFPGKDGLVRVARLRTSQGEMTRPITKLVKLPIC, encoded by the coding sequence atGGCTGATGAAATGAACGTGGTTTTGAAGAACATTCGTGTTCTTAAGGCATCACTGACACGAGCTCATACATTTGCGAATGAACCTATCGACAATTTGACCGTTGAGGATTTGAACGTACGTATTTCACGATTAGACAATTTGTGGGTAAAATTTGAAGAATGGACTACAAGACTTTATGATTATGAGGAAATTGACGGATATACATGTCCAGATCAGGATATCGCAACATACGAGGAGAAATACCTTTCGACGAAAGGAAGATTTGAGACATTGAAACGTTCCTTAGGTCCTAGGGAATCTACGCCTAATTTAAATGATGCATTTTCGCGATTTGCTGATCAACAGTCGTCCATACTTCAACGAGTAGCAGAGGTTCCATCGCAGTCGAGAGGTGAATTACCGAAGATTAGAATTGAACCATTTACTGGTAACTACAAGGATTGGTGCGCttttaaagatttattttcATCTACAATTGGGTCAAGAACCGATTTATCAGACGTTcagaaatttcattatttgacTTCGCTTTTACGAGATGATGCTTCTAGGCTTATTCGACATCTGCAGGTTTCTGACGCATCGTATTCTGTCGCCTGGGAACGGCTTGAGGAACGATATGATCGACCACGGCACATTGTTACGTCGTACATTGAAACTTTTATGAGTTTGAAGCCAGCCAAAGAAGAGGATCCTGTGGGTCTACGCAAGATATCAGATACAACTCATGAAGTCATACGAGGTTTAGACGCAATCGGAAAGAATGGCAGAGATCCATGGTTGTTGCATCTGTTGAGTGGGAAATTGGATGCCGAGACGCGTAGAAGATGGTTTGAGCATAGTCGCGATGAGGTAGATCCAACTGTAGGCATATTTTTGAAATTCCTGGATCAACGTTGTGAGCAACTTGAACTTGGATCGAAGAGGCATAAACAGCATGGTGGTAGACAACAATCAATGACAACAATGGTAGCTACGGGTGATTCTAGAAGTTGTTTTAAATGTTCTGCTAGCGACCATCTACTGCATAAATGTCCACAGTTTTTATCACTATCGATAGATCAGCGTCGTTCATTTGTACGAGTTGGAAATTTatgtttcaattgtttggggaagGGACATACCGCTAATGCTTGTAGCTCGAACAACAGGTGCAAGACATGCAAACGTAAGCATCATTCACTGACTCATCAGGAGGAGGCTGTTGATAGTCCTTCATCATCTAGGGATGCAGCTGTGgcggatagacatgtatctctcAGCTCAGTTCCGGAATCATTTGCAGCAGGAACTCGCTCTGTCAGAGGACTGAGTCATATTTTGCCAACAGCTCTGGTTGAAGTTCGAAATCACAAGGGTGAATATGTACCGTGTCGCGTATTATTGGATACAGCATCTGAACTTTCTTATATCACAGagaactttttaaagaaaaccggAATTTCAAGACAACCTTCTCGAATATCACTTTCTGGTATATCATCGATTAAGGCTGATACGACCAATGGACATTGCTTCATTCAGATGCGATCAAGAGTTATGGATAAGACAATAGATGCACGAGTCCATGTTTTGAACAAGATAACCTCGAATATGCCAAGATTTATGCTAGAAGGGTCTCTGTTAGATAGATTTGCTAATGTTAAACTTGCCGATCCTGCTTTTAATAGACCAAGCGAAGTGGATATTCTAATTGGAGAAGGATATGTATGGGATATCTTCACCATGGATAAGATACGGGATCAACATGACAACATTGTGGCAGTATCGTCTATATTTGGCTGGATTGTGACCGGTGTGGCTTATTCGGAACAACAGGCAGCTGCTACCTCCATGGTATCGTTGGTAGACGTCGATGACCTATTACGGTCATTTTGGGAAATcgaagagaattttatttcgccATCGGCGGATGAACCGTTCCACGTCGTGGAAGAACATTTTAGAACAACCCATGGCCGAGCCTCGGATGGGAAATATGTGGTGGAGCTTCCGTTTGTCAACGAGGAGCCAGCATTTGCAGATACGTTATCAGGAGCTATGACACGTTTCCGTGCCACGGAAAGACGACTTGAAAAGGATTTGAATCTGAAGAAGCAATACACGAATTTTATGAATGAATACAAAAGCCTTGGTCATATGAGAGAATTGTCAGAGAATGAGATCAATGTAACAGACGGGAGAATCTTCTATCTTCCACATCATCCCATTGTGGGTAAGAAGCTTAGAATTGTATTTGACGGGTCATTCAAGGACTCTACTGGACACTCGTTgaatagcaagttacatattgggtCTCCAATACAAAGGAATCTCTTTGCAGTCTGCTTGAGATTTAGATTTCATCGATACGTATTTACGGCTGACATAGTCAAGATGTTCCGGcaaatttgggttgcggaaAAACATCGGAATTTTCAAAGAATTGTATGGAGGGAAGATTCGAAAGAGAAGCTTCAACATTTTGAGCTTTGTACGGTGACTTATGGCACAGCCTGTGCACCTTTTTTGGCAGTCAGAGTTCTGCAACAGATTGCTGAGGATTATCGAGATACGCACCCGAATGCATCACGAATACTTATGGAGGATTTTTACGTCGACGACGTACTCACAGGTGCGTCATCAGAAATAACTTTGCAACAATATCGTGATGAATTGGTTGATTTATTTTCGAAATGCGGATTGGAATTAGGAAAATGGGTTTCTAATTCACCGAAGATCAAGGAACGAGCTAGCGACAATGAAAACGGTTTTTTACGACTTGATTCGGATTTGACAAAGGTTCTTGGAATTTATTGGGATTCCGAAGACTTTATATTCTACAGAGTTCGGTTGAATAGTTCCAGTCTGGCGACTAAACGAATGGTTCTATCAGATGTCGCACGCGTCTTCGATCCTCTTGGACTGGTGTCACCAGTGACAGTCAAATTTAAGATCCTGTTTCAAGAGTTGTGGCTACAGAATCTAGGTTGGGATGATCCTTTACCCGAGAGATTAGCTGCAATATGGCACAAATATCGGTGTGATTTGACTAATCTGGACAACCTAAGATTGAGACGCTTTATTGAGAACCGGAATGAGATGCAGCTGCACGGGTTCAGTGACGCGTCAACTAAGGCATACGCAGCGGTCATATTTTGCCGAGCTTTAGACGACGAGGGGAATGTTCACGTTTCAATTATGGCATCGAAGACACGCGTTGCACCCCTGAAACAAGTCTCATTGCCCAGATTGGAGCTCTGTGGAGCGTTGCTTTTGACAAGATTAATGAAAACAGTTGTGGCAAGTTTAGGACAACAGAATATGGAGATATTTGCCTGGTGTGATTCCACCGTCGTATTGTCATGGCTATCTATTCAACCTGCCAGACTGAAGACATTTGTCGCCAATCGGACATCGGAGATACTAGACTCGCTTCCTAGGAATGTATGGCGTCATGTCCGATCTAAACAAAACCCAGCCGACTGCGCATCAAGGGGAGTTATGGCTGAGCAACTTTTGGATTTCGATTTATGGTGGAATGGGCCCAGATGGTTGAGGGAACCATTGAACTGTGCAGAACACGATAACGATTTAGATCCAATAGACAATGAACAGATTGACGTCGAAATGAAGCATCAGACAACGCTCGTATCATGTCCAGATACTTCGCAATTTCCATTGAATGCTTTGATTGAAAGAACATCATCCTGGTCGAGAGTACTACGTATAATGGCGTATGTGATTCGTTTTAGCAAGAATACAAGGACACATCAGAAATCGAAACATTCATATTTGACGTTGGCTGAACTTGATGAGGCTAGAATACAATGTTTGAGTTTGGCTCAAGAATGTTTCATGGAAGAGAAGAGATGTTTACAGAGAGGGGAGCCTATTAGCTCCAAGTCAAGACTTTTGAGGCTGTCACCATTTATCGATGATAAGGGATTGCTACGTGTTGGAGGTCGTATCGAAAATTCGCAACTGTCTGAGGATACACGTCATCCCATTATCCTGCCGAAAAATCATAATGTCACACGTATGATCGTCAACGAGGAACACAAAACTAATCTGCACCCTGGAGTTTTCTCATTGTTTGTAATTATCCGACAGCAATATTGGATCATAGGAGCCAGAAATTTGATACGAAAGGTTACCCACGAATGTTTGAGATGTTTCCGTTACTCACGACAGACAACCGAGCAACGAATGGCAGATCTTCCATCAGTAAGAGTTAGACAGGCATTTCCATTTGAGAACTCAGGCTGCGACTATGCAGGACCTTTCATCTTGAAGCTACACAGAGGCAGGAATGCAAAGACGTCCAAGGGATACGTGTGCCTATTTGTCTGCATGGTCACATCAGCAATCCACCTGGAACTGGTCACTGATATGAGTACAGATTCATTTTTGTCTGCGCTGCGAATTTTCATGGCTCGGAGAGGCAAGTGTTCCACAATATTCAGCGACAACGGCAGGAATTTCATTGGTGGACGACGTAAACTAGACGAGATGTATCGACAACTACAATCAGAAGACCACAACATTGCAGTAGCGACAGCTTTGGCTAAGGAACGCATAAAATGGGTATTTATACCCCCGTATTCGCCTCATTGGGGAGGCATTTGGGAGTCGGCTGTCCGGTCAGTGAAATTACACATGAAGCGTGTGATTGGCAATACTATCCTAACGTTTGAGCAGATGCGCACGCTTTTGGCGCAAATCGAGGCAGTTGTCAATTCCAGACCATTGGGAATTGCTCCAGACACAGAGGTAGACTACCTTTCACCCTCACACTTTCTAATTGGTCGACCTGCGACAATGGTACCCGAAGGAGATCTGACACACTTGGCTGCGAATCGACTCGATTATTGGCAGCACGTTCAGGCCATGCATCAAGGCTTCTGGAAGCGATGGAGCAGAGAGTACTTGACTTCCCTACAGCAACGTCCGAAGTGGACAAAGAtaacccaaaacattgaattgaaTGATCTCGTCCTAGTCAAGGAGGACAATACACCACCAGCCGTATGGGTCACGGGACGCGTGACTGAAACTTTTCCAGGCAAGGATGGCCTTGTGAGAGTTGCCAGACTTCGCACTAGCCAGGGCGAAATGACCAGACCGATAACGAAGCTTGTGAAGTTACCTATATGCTGA